Proteins co-encoded in one Girardinichthys multiradiatus isolate DD_20200921_A chromosome 11, DD_fGirMul_XY1, whole genome shotgun sequence genomic window:
- the spag7 gene encoding sperm-associated antigen 7 homolog — protein sequence MADLLGSILNSMEKPPTVGDQESRRKAREQAARLKKMEELEKRKKAEFRKKMEKEVSDFIQDSAQQKRKYNPMGKIERSILHDVAEVAGLTSFSFGEDEESRYVMLFKKEFAPSDEELEAYRKGEQWDPQLAEQRRRRKEQAALEEAASAQTEKTQTCPNSNYRDKYSHLIGTSAAKDAAHTLEANRTYGCVPVANKRDTRSIEEAMNEIRAKKRQKREDDTGAQSSSS from the exons ATGGCGGACCTCCTCGGTTCAATCTTAAACTCGATGGAAAAACCTCCAACAGTCGGCGACCAGGAAAGCCGACGAAAGGCTCGAG AGCAAGCTGCAAGACTAAAGAAGATGGAAGAAttggagaaaagaaagaaagcagagTTTAGGAAGAAG atggagaaggaggtGTCAGATTTCATCCAAGACAGTGCACAGCAAAAGAGAAAATACAACCCTATGGGAAAAATTGAAAGGAGTATACT ACATGACGTTGCAGAAGTGGCTGGTCTAACTTCGTTTTCTTTCGGGGAGGATGAGGAGAGTCGCTACGTCATGCTGTTTAAAAAG GAGTTTGCTCCATCAGACGAAGAGCTGGAAGCGTATCGCAAAGGAGAACAGTGGGATCCCCAGCTGGCAGAACAGCGACGCAGACGAAAA GAACAGGCTGCATTGGAAGAAGCAGCATCAGCCCAGACAGAAAAGACACAAACATGCCCCAACTCCAACTACAGAGACAAGTACAGTCACCTGATTGGCACCTCAGCTGCAAAAGATGCAGCTCACACACTGGAGGCTAACAGGACTTATGGCTGTG TGCCGGTGGCCAACAAAAGGGACACTCGCTCCATAGAGGAAGCCATGAATGAAATCCGAGCCAAGAAACGGCAGAAGCGGGAGGACGACACAGGGGCACAGAGCAGCAGTTCCTGA
- the chrdl2 gene encoding chordin-like protein 2 → MKFLFFFIMWFASAELKPRRGSGVVCTFKDKSYRPGDSWHPYLEPFGYMFCMRCVCAETGHVKCNTIKCPALACENPVTEPQRCCPRCTDEPRIPAALRAPVKTCRHNGSVYHPGETFTNQGLFPSRQSNQCVMCTCSNGNIFCALKTCQPIICSSPASLPDTCCLVCKDHGSSGSSSTEDGNNQLNRGVRHSVDQCSGEQSRVRSDHATLPRIKASPRGLSLSKLNLRGASETTVRILLQRKHQRVCLYNSKTYSHGDVWHPVLGKVLECIVCTCTDGIQDCKRITCPSQYPCQHPMKSAGKCCKTCPESKAEMNQTQCYLGYKNNLLVYKVEPSLKIDSPNTVKIIAAERQSTAEIEVQAWNTAEGILRIMEIGDVKKKDITDHPENYTLLTTLDEETWKKFKGVGENLSKAAQTTICENGIREIVTFLNPKQTEGLCSP, encoded by the exons atgaagtTTTTGTTCTTCTTCATCATGTGGTTTGCATCCGCGGAGCTGAAACCTCGGAGAG GCTCCGGGGTGGTTTGTACTTTTAAAGACAAATCCTACAGACCAGGAGACAGCTGGCATCCCTATCTGGAGCCTTTTGGATACATGTTCTGCATGCGTTGCGTCTGCGCAGAG ACAGGTCACGTGAAGTGCAACACAATCAAGTGTCCTGCGCTGGCGTGTGAGAACCCTGTGACCGAGCCTCAGCGTTGTTGCCCAAGGTGCACAG ATGAACCCCGGATCCCAGCAGCACTGAGGGCGCCTGTCAAAACATGCAGGCACAATGGGAGCGTCTATCATCCAGGGGAGACCTTCACCAACCAGGGCCTCTTTCCATCCAGGCAGAGCAATCAGTGCGTCATGTGCACATGCTCT aATGGAAATATCTTCTGTGCTCTGAAAACCTGCCAACCTATCATCTGTTCTTCTCCAGCCTCCCTCCCAGATACCTGCTGTTTGGTGTGTAAAG ACCATGGCAGCAGTGGCTCCTCATCCACTGAGGATGGAAACAATCAGCTGAACAGAGGCGTG AGGCATTCAGTGGACCAGTGTTCTGGAGAGCAGAGCAGGGTCAGGTCAGACCATGCCACCTTGCCGAGGATCAAGGCTTCTCCCAGGGGCCTGAGCCTCAGTAAGCTCAACCTCAGAGGGGCCTCGGAGACCACGGTGAGGATTTTGCTGCAGAGGAAACACCAAAGAG TTTGTTTATACAACAGCAAGACGTACTCTCACGGAGACGTGTGGCATCCCGTTTTGGGGAAGGTCCTGGAATGCATCGTTTGCACTTGCACCGATGGCATCCAGGACTGCAAGCGCATCACATGTCCAAGCCAGTACCCGTGCCAGCATCCAATGAAATCAGCTGGAAAATGCTGCAAGACTTGTCCAG aGAGCAAAGCCGAAATGAACCAGACCCAGTGCTATCTTGGGTATAAAAACAACCTCTTGGTGTATAAAGTGGAACCGTCTTTGAAAATTGATTCTCCTAACACAGTTAAGATCATTGCTGCTGAAAGACAGAGTACAGCAGAGATTGAAGTGCAAGCCTGGAACACAGCAGAAG GTATTTTACGAATAATGGAGATTGGCGacgtgaaaaaaaaagacatcacGGATCATCCAGAAAATTACACCCTTCTTACCACCCTTGATGAAG agacgTGGAAAAAATTTAAAGGGGTGGGAGAAAACCTCAGCAAAGCTGCTCAGACCACAATTTGTGAAAACGGCATTCGGGAGATAGTGACGTTCCTGAATCCAAAGCAAACAGAAGGCCTGTGTTCACCGTAA